Proteins from a genomic interval of Syntrophorhabdaceae bacterium:
- a CDS encoding fibronectin type III domain-containing protein, with product MWLNHATVKRSARLYPILLALTWCLIFGSSLYLTQGSAHAAQATAKWNSVSNASGYKVYYGSQSRSYSSNVNAGTATTYTVANLAAGTTYYFALTAYNSSGAESGYSSEVSYKTPCTFSISPTSSSIAAAGGTGSVAVTTQTGCAWSVTNGTPWITITSGASGTGNGTVAYSIAANTATTSRSAAITIASNTFSCTQSGTSGTTTYRITASAGAGGAISPAGATVNRGASQTFTITPNSGYRISNVTVDGASVGAVSTYTFTNVTATHTIGASFASSTTSTTRLASLTIYPASVKGGVSSRGTVVLSAAAPSGGAAVSLKSSVWAGVVPASVRVPAGSTSASFTITTSTPYYNTSVVITAAYGSVSKEATLYVTR from the coding sequence GTGTGGCTTAATCATGCAACAGTCAAAAGAAGTGCGCGTCTTTACCCGATTCTTCTCGCCCTAACCTGGTGTCTCATTTTCGGCTCTTCTCTTTATCTTACCCAGGGAAGCGCACACGCAGCACAGGCAACGGCAAAATGGAATTCCGTATCCAATGCGTCAGGCTACAAGGTCTACTACGGATCCCAGAGCAGATCCTATTCTTCAAATGTGAATGCCGGGACCGCAACGACCTACACCGTTGCGAATCTCGCAGCCGGTACCACCTACTACTTCGCATTGACCGCCTATAATTCATCGGGTGCCGAAAGCGGCTACTCATCGGAAGTATCCTATAAGACACCGTGCACCTTCTCTATTTCGCCCACCAGTAGCTCCATTGCCGCCGCGGGCGGCACGGGAAGCGTAGCGGTGACGACCCAGACCGGCTGCGCCTGGTCCGTAACAAACGGCACCCCCTGGATCACCATAACCTCCGGAGCGAGCGGCACCGGAAATGGAACCGTCGCATACTCCATCGCCGCAAATACGGCGACTACGTCGAGATCGGCAGCCATAACGATCGCGAGCAATACCTTCTCCTGCACTCAGAGCGGTACCAGTGGCACGACAACGTATAGGATTACCGCTTCCGCGGGCGCAGGCGGCGCCATATCCCCTGCGGGCGCAACGGTAAACAGAGGCGCGAGTCAGACATTCACGATCACCCCTAACAGCGGGTACAGGATCAGCAACGTGACCGTGGACGGCGCATCGGTAGGGGCGGTATCGACCTATACCTTCACCAACGTGACGGCAACCCATACCATAGGGGCAAGCTTCGCCTCCTCTACCACATCTACCACACGTCTGGCATCATTAACGATCTACCCTGCCTCCGTCAAGGGTGGCGTGAGTTCGAGGGGCACGGTAGTACTCAGCGCTGCGGCGCCGAGCGGAGGAGCGGCAGTCTCTCTCAAAAGCTCTGTCTGGGCGGGCGTAGTCCCGGCGAGCGTGAGAGTGCCTGCGGGTAGTACCAGCGCGAGCTTTACGATAACCACCAGTACCCCTTACTACAACACCTCCGTGGTTATCACCGCCGCATATGGTTCGGTAAGCAAAGAAGCCACTTTGTATGTGACAAGATAG
- a CDS encoding glycosyltransferase family 2 protein, with translation METLFGILIFLSIYSYLVYPLILLIISFKKKPWHRGETKPFVSMVFSAFNEEKVIEEKMRNSLALIYPKELFEIIVTSDGSTDRTNDILAAFEHPGVVCRLYPHKSGKTACLNRVLPEARGEIILFTDANSMFPSDMLAKLVTHFAGPEIGMVTGWTKYRCATGEEEGVGLYARMERWTKERESRIASCVGADGAVFAMRKSLFRPLSEYDINDFVMPMKVIEQGKRVVLDPEIFCFEESTGAADGEYHRQVRISTRTLGALIRNIRLLNPFKYGIFSFFLMSHKLMRFLIPFLLLGTFSVNILLLGHSYYFILVFLMQTLFFAMGLLSIFGFHEGRLGDYIKLFLITSAAQLVGWLRMLTGTTDTVWRTQR, from the coding sequence ATGGAAACGTTATTTGGCATTTTGATTTTTTTGTCCATCTATTCTTATCTCGTTTACCCCCTCATTCTGTTGATTATCTCATTTAAGAAAAAACCGTGGCACCGTGGTGAAACAAAGCCCTTTGTCTCAATGGTTTTCTCGGCATTCAACGAGGAAAAGGTGATCGAGGAGAAGATGCGTAATAGCCTGGCCCTTATATACCCAAAGGAGTTATTCGAAATTATAGTCACTTCGGACGGGTCGACGGATCGAACAAACGATATTCTGGCCGCTTTCGAACATCCCGGAGTTGTGTGCAGGCTCTATCCACATAAATCGGGCAAAACCGCATGTCTGAACAGGGTCCTTCCTGAGGCAAGAGGGGAGATCATCCTTTTCACCGACGCCAACTCCATGTTTCCATCCGATATGCTTGCCAAGCTTGTGACCCATTTTGCCGGTCCGGAAATAGGGATGGTTACGGGGTGGACCAAATACAGGTGCGCCACGGGCGAAGAGGAGGGGGTCGGTCTTTATGCGCGGATGGAAAGGTGGACTAAAGAGCGGGAAAGCAGAATCGCCTCCTGCGTGGGTGCCGACGGAGCAGTGTTTGCCATGCGCAAGTCTTTGTTTCGTCCCTTGAGCGAGTACGACATAAATGATTTTGTCATGCCCATGAAGGTCATCGAGCAGGGAAAGAGAGTAGTCCTGGACCCGGAAATCTTCTGTTTCGAGGAATCAACCGGAGCGGCTGACGGCGAATACCATCGCCAGGTCCGGATAAGTACCCGTACCCTTGGGGCGCTTATCCGGAACATACGATTGTTGAACCCATTCAAGTATGGCATTTTCTCTTTCTTCCTGATGTCCCATAAACTGATGAGATTCCTGATCCCCTTCCTGCTGTTAGGCACTTTCAGCGTGAACATCCTGTTGCTCGGCCATTCCTACTATTTTATCCTGGTTTTTTTAATGCAAACTCTTTTTTTTGCTATGGGTTTGCTCAGTATTTTCGGATTTCATGAAGGGAGATTGGGGGATTATATCAAACTCTTTCTGATTACCTCTGCTGCTCAACTTGTCGGTTGGCTCCGGATGTTGACAGGAACAACGGACACGGTGTGGAGAACTCAACGATAG